The Streptomyces kanamyceticus genome window below encodes:
- a CDS encoding small ribosomal subunit Rsm22 family protein encodes MNAPISPASPASPADTLRAALAGLLDGLPPKQATQAVDRLIANYRGRTPTDAPILRDRADVAAYAAYRMPATFEAVRAALDALADAAPEGWAPGSHVDVGGGTGAATWAVASTWAGERPVTVLDWAEPALALGRELAGSEPRLKAARWQRSRIGASLAIESTDLVTVSYVLGELTEADRASVVEAAAEAATQAVVIIEPGTPDGYTRIMAARERLIAAGYRIAAPCPHSAACPIEPGTDWCHFSARVSRSSLHRKVKGGSLAYEDEKFSYVAAVRFDPAPPPSRVVRRPQIRKGQVLLDLCGAEEELRRETVTKRHGPLYRAARDADWGDAWPPQSAR; translated from the coding sequence GTGAACGCCCCGATCTCCCCGGCTTCCCCAGCCTCCCCCGCCGATACGCTGCGCGCCGCGCTCGCCGGGCTCCTCGACGGGCTCCCGCCCAAGCAGGCGACCCAGGCCGTGGACCGGCTCATCGCCAACTACCGGGGCCGCACGCCGACCGACGCACCGATCCTGCGCGACCGCGCGGACGTCGCGGCCTACGCCGCCTACCGCATGCCCGCGACCTTCGAGGCGGTCCGTGCCGCGCTCGACGCCCTCGCGGACGCGGCGCCCGAGGGCTGGGCGCCGGGCAGCCACGTGGACGTGGGCGGCGGGACCGGGGCCGCGACCTGGGCGGTCGCGTCGACCTGGGCGGGGGAGCGGCCCGTGACGGTGCTCGACTGGGCCGAGCCCGCGCTCGCCCTCGGGCGTGAACTGGCGGGCTCCGAGCCCCGGTTGAAGGCCGCGCGGTGGCAGCGCTCTCGCATCGGAGCATCGCTCGCCATCGAGAGCACCGATCTCGTCACGGTGTCGTACGTCCTCGGCGAGCTCACGGAGGCCGACCGCGCCTCGGTCGTGGAGGCGGCGGCGGAGGCGGCGACGCAGGCCGTCGTCATCATCGAGCCGGGCACCCCCGACGGCTACACGCGGATCATGGCGGCGCGCGAGCGGCTGATCGCCGCCGGGTACCGGATCGCCGCGCCCTGCCCGCACAGCGCCGCCTGCCCCATCGAGCCGGGCACCGACTGGTGCCACTTCTCGGCACGGGTCAGCCGCTCGTCCCTGCACCGCAAGGTCAAGGGCGGCTCACTGGCGTACGAGGACGAGAAGTTCAGCTATGTCGCGGCGGTCCGCTTCGATCCTGCCCCGCCGCCCTCCCGGGTGGTGCGCCGCCCGCAGATCCGCAAGGGCCAGGTCCTCCTCGACCTGTGCGGGGCCGAGGAGGAGCTGCGCAGGGAGACCGTGACCAAGCGCCACGGCCCCCTCTACCGCGCGGCGCGCGACGCGGACTGGGGCGACGCGTGGCCGCCCCAGTCCGCGCGGTGA
- a CDS encoding glycoside hydrolase, giving the protein MPTKISSPGHARRRSETRFLALSIALALTAAGATTYAFTAGAGQPHGSRVELAVHGGTAVVDTATLAVRARTGDGRDLTLSDASGTDLGAPGPVTRTGKGRARWSYPERGIDVSARTDHGRLSLRLKAGRDTSVSWPVTGTDAAASALQLPRGEGLDIPVDDAFWTTGKGGLGGSTVDVGEGLTLPLWGYSLGSGTGVSYLTPTDIGTTLGFTAPDGRLRTTAKHAFDGGEGTRDYTVTFALTDGNAVAPAADYRSYLAERGRLGSLKRKIAKNPATGKLLGAFHAYTWGTARTAGGVEQLRKLGVDRMWLGYDGTPYPDKAAVSAAKKAGYLTGPYDSFANGQDPKSADAPNSRWPGTVYPDFCVRDAKGEPETGFGGRGCYLSSEAFEKAEPRHHYLAKRTRAMVANGADSYFLDVDATGELFRDHGEGHRMTKAGDRENRLARMRRIAETGKGLVLGSETAQAWANQVLAFDHGGGTPAADGLWALQKDREKWGGYYPENAPGVFFKPVDLPADLAKAMYDPRYRAPLYETALHGSLVNTERWELSYEKLPRQKKNRALLAMLYNTPLNYVLDGPSLKKHGAELAALQRYFSPLHKAAGTEPLTSYRRLTADRTVQRTVFGRGTLTVTANFGTTAYEGLPGGCVDARLKGDDEPRRLCPAELG; this is encoded by the coding sequence ATGCCCACCAAGATCAGTTCTCCAGGCCATGCCCGCAGGCGCTCGGAGACCCGTTTCCTCGCCCTGTCCATCGCCCTCGCGCTCACCGCGGCCGGTGCCACCACGTACGCCTTCACCGCGGGCGCGGGACAGCCGCATGGCAGCCGCGTCGAACTCGCCGTCCACGGCGGCACCGCGGTCGTCGACACCGCCACGCTCGCCGTCCGCGCCCGCACCGGGGACGGCCGCGACCTCACCCTCTCCGACGCCTCGGGCACCGACCTCGGCGCGCCGGGCCCGGTGACCCGCACCGGCAAGGGCCGGGCCCGCTGGAGCTACCCCGAACGCGGCATCGACGTCAGCGCCCGCACCGACCACGGCCGCCTCTCGCTGCGTCTGAAGGCGGGCCGCGACACCTCCGTCAGCTGGCCCGTCACCGGCACCGACGCCGCTGCCTCGGCGCTCCAACTCCCGCGCGGCGAGGGCCTGGACATCCCCGTCGACGACGCCTTCTGGACCACGGGCAAGGGCGGACTCGGGGGCAGCACCGTCGACGTGGGCGAAGGCCTGACGCTGCCGCTGTGGGGCTACTCCCTCGGCAGCGGGACCGGCGTCAGCTACCTCACCCCCACCGACATCGGCACGACCCTCGGCTTCACCGCCCCCGACGGCCGCCTGCGCACCACGGCGAAGCACGCCTTCGACGGCGGCGAGGGCACCCGCGACTACACCGTCACCTTCGCCCTGACCGACGGCAACGCGGTCGCGCCCGCCGCCGACTACCGCTCCTACCTCGCCGAACGCGGCCGGCTCGGCAGCCTGAAGCGGAAGATCGCAAAGAACCCCGCCACCGGGAAGCTCCTCGGCGCCTTCCACGCCTACACCTGGGGAACGGCCCGTACGGCAGGGGGCGTCGAGCAGCTCCGCAAGCTCGGCGTCGACCGGATGTGGCTCGGCTACGACGGGACGCCCTACCCGGACAAGGCAGCGGTGAGCGCCGCCAAGAAGGCCGGATACCTGACGGGCCCCTACGACTCCTTCGCCAACGGCCAGGACCCGAAGAGCGCCGACGCGCCGAACTCCCGCTGGCCCGGCACCGTGTACCCCGACTTCTGCGTACGCGACGCGAAGGGCGAGCCCGAGACGGGCTTCGGCGGACGCGGCTGCTACCTCAGTTCGGAAGCCTTCGAGAAGGCCGAGCCCCGCCACCACTACCTCGCCAAGCGCACCCGCGCCATGGTCGCCAACGGCGCCGACAGCTACTTCCTCGACGTCGACGCCACCGGTGAACTCTTCCGCGACCACGGCGAGGGCCACCGCATGACCAAGGCGGGGGACCGGGAGAACCGCCTCGCGCGGATGCGCCGCATCGCGGAGACCGGCAAGGGCCTCGTCCTCGGCTCCGAGACCGCCCAGGCCTGGGCGAACCAGGTGCTCGCCTTCGACCACGGCGGCGGCACCCCGGCCGCCGACGGCCTGTGGGCGCTCCAGAAGGACCGAGAGAAGTGGGGCGGCTACTACCCGGAGAACGCCCCCGGTGTCTTCTTCAAGCCGGTCGACCTGCCCGCCGACCTCGCCAAGGCGATGTACGACCCCCGCTACCGCGCACCGCTCTACGAGACGGCGCTGCACGGCTCGCTGGTCAACACCGAGCGCTGGGAGCTCAGTTACGAGAAGCTGCCGCGCCAGAAGAAGAACCGCGCGCTGCTCGCGATGCTCTACAACACGCCCCTCAACTACGTCCTCGACGGTCCTTCACTGAAGAAGCACGGCGCCGAACTGGCCGCGCTCCAGCGGTACTTCTCGCCGCTGCACAAGGCGGCGGGCACCGAGCCCCTGACCTCCTACCGGCGGCTGACCGCGGACCGCACGGTCCAGCGCACGGTGTTCGGCAGGGGCACGCTGACCGTCACGGCCAACTTCGGCACCACGGCGTACGAGGGGCTGCCGGGCGGCTGCGTCGACGCCCGCCTCAAGGGCGACGACGAGCCGCGTCGGCTCTGCCCCGCGGAACTCGGCTAG